One window from the genome of Lutra lutra chromosome X, mLutLut1.2, whole genome shotgun sequence encodes:
- the ZFP92 gene encoding zinc finger protein 92 homolog produces MAAILLKAKPKGPVSFEDVSVYFTKTEWKLLDVQQRILYKTVMLENYRHLVSLGFLSTKPHLVSWLEQGEGPWATDVWRTRATAEMQTGDGIQTGTSVSAQKRGPEELPGSARRAGDDRPVAGPPGDAPEQGVRRAPSPQRRSSRGDPPREKGPGGPSGAAGETPRRSSPSVGQERVPGRQGARGAEKRYVCQQCGRAFSRSSNLIKHRVIHSGEKPYACGECGKLFRRSFALVEHRRTHSGERPYACGDCGKAFTRSSNLIKHQVIHSGEKPYACPECGKPFRRRFALLEHRRTHSGERPYACGDCGKAFRRSSNLIEHQRTHRGDKPYACGQCAKAFKGVSQLIHHQRSHSGDRPFTCKQCGKAFRGCSGLSQHQRAHSGERPYACPDCGRAFSRRANLCKHRALHRRDRPRACARCGRRPREPRAAQGAEPRRPRAGTGRCAECGQALRAPRRPGRPQKPRGGRRPAGRSDGGAEGEAAPGDAGCAAAPRVV; encoded by the exons ATGGCAGCCATTCTCTTGAAGGCCAAACCCAAG GGGCCAGTGTCTTTTGAAGATGTGTCCGTGTACTTCACCAAGACAGAATGGAAGCTTCTGGATGTCCAACAAAGGATCCTCTACAAGACAGTGATGCTGGAAAACTATCGTCATTTGGTGTCCCTGG GATTTTTATCCACCAAGCCCCACCTGGTCTCCTGGCTGGAACAAGGGGAGGGGCCCTGGGCAACAGACGTCTGGAGAACACGGGCCACCGCGGAGATGCAGACAG GAGACGGGATACAGACCGGGACGTCGGTTTCCGCACAGAAGCGTGGCCCCGAAGAACTCCCGGGGTCCGCTCGTCGGGCGGGTGACGATCGCCCAGTGGCCGGGCCGCCAGGGGACGCGCCGGAGCAGGGAGTGAGACGGGCTCCCTCTCCGCAGAGGAGGTCCAGCAGGGGTGACCCTCCCCGGGAGAAAGGTCCCGGCGGCCCGTCCGGGGCGGCCGGAGAGACGCCGCGGAGGAGCAGCCCCAGCGTCGGGCAGGAGCGGGTTCCCGGGCGGCAGGGAGCGCGCGGCGCCGAGAAGCGCTACGTGTGCCAGCAGTGCGGCCGCGCGTTCAGCCGCAGCTCCAACCTCATCAAGCACCGGGTCATCCACAGCGGCGAGAAGCCGTACGCGTGCGGCGAGTGCGGGAAGCTCTTCCGGCGGAGCTTCGCGCTGGTGGAGCACAGGCGCACGCACAGCGGCGAGCGGCCGTACGCGTGCGGGGACTGCGGCAAGGCTTTCACGCGCAGCTCCAACCTCATCAAGCACCAGGTCATCCACAGCGGCGAGAAGCCGTACGCGTGCCCGGAGTGCGGGAAGCCGTTCCGGCGCCGCTTCGCGCTGCTGGAGCACCGGCGCACGCACAGCGGCGAGCGGCCCTACGCGTGCGGGGACTGCGGCAAGGCCTTCCGCCGCAGCTCCAACCTCATCGAGCACCAGCGCACGCACCGCGGCGACAAGCCGTACGCGTGCGGCCAGTGCGCCAAGGCCTTCAAGGGCGTGTCGCAGCTCATCCACCACCAGCGCAGCCACAGCGGCGACAGGCCCTTCACGTGCAAGCAGTGCGGCAAGGCGTTCCGCGGCTGCTCAGGGCTCAGCCAGCACCAGCGCGCTCACAGCGGAGAGCGGCCCTACGCGTGTCCCGACTGCGGCCGCGCCTTCAGCCGCCGAGCCAACCTCTGCAAGCACCGGGCGCTGCACCGCCGGGACCGGCCCCGCGCGTGTGCGCGCTGCGGGCGGCGCCCCCGGGAGCCCCGGGCCGCGCAGGGGGCCGAGCCGCGGCGGCCACGCGCTGGGACTGGCCGCTGCGCCGAGTGCGGCCAAGCCCTCCGGGCCCCGCGGCGGCCGGGCCGGCCCCAGAAGCCCCGCGGCGGGAGGAGGCCCGCGGGGAGGAGCGACGGAGGGGCGGAGGGCGAGGCGGCCCCGGGCGACGCGGGCTGTGCGGCGGCCCCCCGCGTGGTGTGA